TGGTTATGTTATTTGCCGGTTTAACAAGTGCCTATATTGTTCGTAAAAACGAAGGTAACTGGATTGAATTTAGTTTACCCAAGATGTTTACCATAAGCACTATTACAATTATCATTAGCAGTTTTATAATTCAATATGCTGTTTATGCAATCAAAAAAAATCTGCTGAATCAGGTAAAAATTGCTGTTGTAACCACTCTTGTGCTAGGTATTGTCTTTGTCTTTATGCAGTTTTATGCCTGGACGGTAATGGTTAAAAATGGAATCCATTTTGTTGGAAATCCATCAGGGTCTTTTATCTATGTGTTGTCCGGAATGCACATACTACACCTTGCCGGAGGAATAATTTCCATGATTGTGATATCCGCAAAATCTATTCTTGAAAAATATTCAGCTAAAAACTATTTAGGACTTCAGTTAGGCGTCATATTCTGGCATTTTCTTGATATCCTATGGGT
This is a stretch of genomic DNA from Bacteroidia bacterium. It encodes these proteins:
- a CDS encoding cytochrome c oxidase subunit 3, whose protein sequence is MNTATTMEEENNYTGIPTAKILLWIAMASMVMLFAGLTSAYIVRKNEGNWIEFSLPKMFTISTITIIISSFIIQYAVYAIKKNLLNQVKIAVVTTLVLGIVFVFMQFYAWTVMVKNGIHFVGNPSGSFIYVLSGMHILHLAGGIISMIVISAKSILEKYSAKNYLGLQLGVIFWHFLDILWVYLFVFVTFIA